From one Macrobrachium rosenbergii isolate ZJJX-2024 chromosome 52, ASM4041242v1, whole genome shotgun sequence genomic stretch:
- the LOC136833901 gene encoding glycine receptor subunit alpha-2-like, with the protein MQTWFDSLTLCHRLGAEMVVPANEYENSHLVAAVEPFVEACGNETRLLWLGITDAANEDVWINTETQLPIQFTNFARTYYLKGTVVNCVALLAEGKWSTAICSYEKCVACHVRQPVYLYLRGLCFKTEQQSMFTSRGYTNGRILFRGYFADVIMWNDLIKRWQLVSTESNVTLATMHTSHDKNYPLGRHQWTLGRPMCDHGEMAVVNLSLSACKPFQFMCSSGLCISQSQRCDLRDDCSDGSDENECQIVITNNRYSNQVPPIICEDSALKIIPTIVLTRFSDVDDKNMVLEIEFNVNLTWKDDRLSFKHIKGKNTLLSDQEAVKIWLPRYQFLNVKGGTAQARSTTVVILTAYNKSFPNYNSVNMDKIYPGSSNFISMTHQYDERFTCALELYAYPFDVQHCHLKLRLFPSYNERVQFLHKRGNVVYTGPEELTLFYVYNLQYATKNSSSHLTIKFQLQRRCGFIILSTFFPSVLLLVVSWATLFVSFDALNVRATMSLTTLLVLFTLFNNTVGTLPTTATIKLIDIWFTFIIILLFSNIMVHVFVAQKNERTTFIKVAPSEEQVEASEGPRLTISLPYRFLVIYRMLLFPSFVFVFMIAFTSVCVVNHMMVR; encoded by the exons ATGCAAACGTGGTTTGATAGTCTTACCCTTTGTCATCGCTTAGGGGCGGAGATGGTTGTTCCGGCAAATGAGTACGAGAACAGCCATCTGGTAGCAGCAGTGGAACCCTTTGTAGAAGCGTGCGGTAACGAGACAAGATTGCTGTGGCTGGGAATAACTGACGCAGCAAATGAAGACGTGTGGATTAATACGGAAACACAGCTGCCGATACAATTCACAAACTTTGCAAGGACTTACTATTTAAAGGGCACGGTAGTCAACTGTGTAGCTCTCCTTGCTGAGGGCAAATGGTCCACTGCGATATGTTCATATGAAAAATGCGTTGCATGTCATGTTAGGCAGCCTGTGTACCTGTATTTGCGTGGCCTCTGTTTTAAAACCGAGCAACAGTCAATGTTTACATCCAGAGGATATACAAATGGGAGGATACTCTTTCGTGGATATTTTGCTGATGTAATTATGTGGAATGATCTCATAAAAAGATGGCAACTTGTCAGCACAGAGAGTAATGTTACACTAGCAACCATGCACACCTCTCATGATAAAAACTACCCACTTGGAAGACATCAGTGGACTCTAGGTAGACCCATGTGTGATCATGGGGAGATGGCTGTCGTTAATCTGAGTTTGTCTGCTTGTAAACCCTTTCAGTTCATGTGTTCTTCTGGGTTATGCATTTCCCAAAGCCAGCGTTGCGACTTGAGAGATGACTGCAGCGATGGAAGTGACGAAAATGAGTGCCAAATAGTGATAACAAACAATAGGTACTCAAATCAAGTGCCCCCAATTATATGTGAGGATTCTGCACTCAAGATCATCCCAACTATTGTCCTGACTCGCTTTAGTGATGTTGACGACAAAAACATGGTCCTTGAGATCGAGTTTAATGTGAATTTAACGTGGAAAGATGACAGACTGAGTTTCAAGCATATTAAGGGTAAAAATACTCTTCTCAGTGATCAAGAGGCTGTAAAAATCTGGCTTCCACGTTATCAGTTCCTTAATGTGAAAGGAGGCACAGCCCAAGCACGAAGTACAACTGTTGTCATTTTAACAGCCTACAATAAAAGCTTTCCAAACTATAATTCAGTGAATATGG ATAAGATCTACCCTGGCAGTAGTAATTTCATCTCAATGACGCATCAGTATGATGAAAGATTCACTTGCGCCTTGGAGCTCTATGCATATCCATTTGATGTCCAGCACTGTCACCTTAAGCTTCGCCTATTTCCTTCATACAATGAGCGCGTTCAGTTTCTCCACAAAAGAGGAAATGTAGTTTATACCGGGCCTGAAGAACTCACCTTGTTCTACGTATACAATCTACAGTACGCAACGAAAAACAGCAGCAGTCACTTAACCATTAAGTTCCAGCTGCAAAGACGTTGTGGGTTCATCATTTTATCGACCTTCTTTCCGTCAGTTCTCCTGCTGGTTGTGAGCTGGGCCACTCTGTTCGTGTCATTCGATGCCCTGAACGTGAGAGCCACCATGTCCCTGACCACGCTTCTGGTGCTCTTCACGCTGTTTAACAACACAGTCGGCACGTTGCCCACAACAGCCACCATAAAGCTAATTGACATCTGGTTCACATTCATTATAATTCTGCTCTTCAGTAACATCATGGTGCACGTCTTTGTGGCTCAGAAAAATGAGAGGACCACTTTCATCAAAGTGGCTCCTTCCGAAGAGCAGGTTGAAGCGTCAGAGGGGCCGCGTTTAACCATCTCTTTGCCCTAcagatttttggttatttatagGATGCTTCTGTTTCCATCTTTTGTGTTCGTCTTCATGATTGCGTTTACGTCAGTGTGTGTTGTGAATCATATGATGGTAAGATAG